In one Echinicola marina genomic region, the following are encoded:
- a CDS encoding polysaccharide biosynthesis/export family protein: protein MKSITTCPLQLVKRGMMGLLMVTLFSSCISNKKITYLQNLEDLPQVPEDELVNYEFPEYRLQFNDILDVKILTPEDFIENGFNMQSDQATQRMQMAQGGSDIYYMTGYSVDKEGFIDLPVIGKVKVMGLTLDETKTTLEQHLHRYVSSDIFVRVKLGGIRFSTLGEFKRPGKYTILQDRMTIFEALAASGDLTNVAKRDEILLIRQYPEGSKLHRLNLNDRNIITSPYYFIQPNDQIYAQPMKVREIGAGENASQSLSLLVSSISAVVLVLNLVLN from the coding sequence ATGAAATCAATCACTACCTGTCCGCTTCAATTAGTGAAGCGTGGGATGATGGGACTATTAATGGTCACATTATTCAGCTCCTGTATTTCCAATAAAAAAATCACTTATCTACAGAACCTGGAAGATCTTCCCCAAGTGCCAGAGGACGAACTTGTTAATTATGAATTTCCAGAGTACAGGTTGCAGTTCAATGACATCCTGGATGTCAAAATCCTTACTCCTGAGGATTTTATCGAAAATGGGTTCAACATGCAGTCTGACCAGGCAACCCAGAGAATGCAAATGGCCCAAGGAGGAAGTGATATTTATTATATGACCGGGTATTCTGTTGATAAAGAAGGATTTATTGACCTGCCAGTTATAGGGAAGGTAAAGGTCATGGGGCTTACCCTTGATGAAACAAAGACCACTTTGGAACAGCACCTGCACCGGTATGTGTCTTCAGATATATTTGTAAGGGTGAAACTCGGAGGGATTCGTTTTTCTACACTTGGAGAATTTAAGCGTCCCGGAAAATACACCATCTTACAGGATCGAATGACCATTTTTGAAGCCTTGGCAGCATCGGGTGATTTGACTAATGTGGCCAAAAGAGACGAAATATTATTGATCCGTCAATATCCCGAAGGAAGTAAACTCCATCGACTTAACCTCAATGACCGGAATATCATTACCTCTCCCTATTATTTTATCCAGCCCAATGACCAAATCTATGCCCAGCCGATGAAGGTAAGGGAGATCGGCGCAGGTGAGAATGCTTCACAGTCTCTGTCGCTTCTGGTTTCTTCCATATCTGCTGTGGTTCTAGTTCTCAATCTAGTTTTAAACTGA
- a CDS encoding response regulator, with product MKTILIADDEEVNLLLLKHFLKKADYRILTAENGTDALQLLRLYPSIDLVVTDICMPQMDGFSLLQAIRSSKGLEDLPVFSYSSGHEQKKELDFPYQFDYSFKKPREIHLLLHKIGKVLHPNPISSSL from the coding sequence ATGAAAACGATTTTGATTGCGGATGACGAAGAAGTCAATTTGTTACTATTAAAGCACTTTTTAAAAAAAGCCGATTACCGCATATTAACAGCTGAAAATGGTACTGATGCATTACAACTTTTGAGGCTGTATCCATCGATAGATTTAGTTGTCACGGATATTTGTATGCCTCAGATGGATGGCTTTTCATTGTTACAAGCCATTAGAAGCAGCAAAGGTCTAGAAGATCTACCAGTTTTCAGCTATAGTAGCGGCCATGAACAGAAGAAGGAGCTAGACTTTCCCTACCAGTTTGATTATTCCTTCAAAAAGCCCAGGGAAATTCATCTTTTGCTACATAAAATAGGCAAGGTATTACATCCCAACCCTATTTCCTCCTCCCTTTAA
- a CDS encoding bactofilin family protein — protein MRLEGKIDGNIYTEGRLILAQGAFASGKLTGKFVEIYGEVDGDVVGVEELVLNATAVVKGNLFTNQVTIEKGADFSGRLHSSKAHSLSVDGLSENQMQFDLQIKEILNNKHLQDSQPYNKGLQQDKKARAGTEPKKEVKSKDQSEVVNGKVEPKRNDGIKVNRW, from the coding sequence ATCAGACTGGAAGGAAAAATAGATGGGAATATCTATACCGAAGGCCGGTTGATACTTGCCCAAGGTGCCTTTGCTTCTGGAAAGCTCACCGGCAAGTTTGTAGAAATTTATGGCGAAGTCGACGGGGATGTCGTAGGCGTGGAGGAGTTAGTTCTTAATGCGACTGCAGTGGTAAAGGGAAATTTATTTACCAATCAGGTGACCATTGAGAAAGGAGCGGATTTTAGTGGAAGACTGCACTCTTCGAAAGCACATAGCCTCTCCGTTGATGGATTGTCGGAAAACCAAATGCAATTCGACCTCCAAATTAAAGAAATATTAAATAATAAGCATTTGCAGGACTCCCAGCCCTATAATAAAGGGCTGCAGCAGGATAAGAAAGCCAGGGCTGGGACTGAACCGAAAAAGGAAGTTAAATCAAAAGATCAATCCGAAGTGGTAAATGGAAAAGTGGAACCTAAAAGAAATGACGGTATTAAAGTCAATAGGTGGTAA
- a CDS encoding ParM/StbA family protein, with protein sequence MIVSEQIPSVIESNNVDLRFVAKDLTNGLKLYHENQAYIIGELALSEGISPHKNINSSPQETDYNLLLKSALLLSNQKLGNPVTVTTGFPFSTFQLYKQEAMEKLEKDHIIEYETGTFSNGGRKKLVIEVDNAFIMPEVVGCSTAVRNSLGEEDNFFMVSIGYGTFEAILSTRGGLVQRSSVSTYGIRYAVKLMEAELLKSYYLDLKNEHQLDQAFSKGFIFLNRRRIDLGELRKIVIKQYYEDVVSPALRKAFDDSDFAKTSKIYLAGGGAGYPDLLNAFKQEFDGILDLFVPENASVLAATGYLYNSLEATGGDKGRAVGIDIGNATTVISNFQKDNGLMNG encoded by the coding sequence ATGATAGTTTCCGAACAGATTCCGAGTGTTATTGAAAGTAATAATGTCGATCTAAGATTTGTAGCAAAGGATTTGACCAATGGGTTGAAGTTGTATCATGAGAATCAGGCTTACATCATTGGTGAGTTAGCCCTGAGTGAAGGCATTTCGCCCCATAAGAATATCAACAGCTCGCCCCAGGAAACGGATTATAATCTCTTGTTAAAGTCAGCTTTGTTGTTGAGCAATCAAAAACTTGGAAATCCTGTTACAGTAACCACCGGTTTCCCTTTTTCCACTTTCCAATTGTATAAACAGGAAGCAATGGAAAAATTGGAGAAGGATCATATTATCGAATATGAAACGGGAACTTTTTCCAATGGTGGGAGGAAAAAATTGGTCATTGAAGTGGATAATGCTTTTATCATGCCCGAAGTTGTTGGGTGTTCTACTGCTGTCAGGAATTCCCTGGGCGAAGAAGATAATTTTTTCATGGTCAGTATTGGTTACGGTACTTTCGAAGCCATATTGAGTACCAGAGGAGGATTAGTCCAGCGTTCTTCTGTGTCCACTTATGGTATACGGTATGCTGTTAAATTGATGGAAGCCGAGTTATTGAAATCCTATTATCTTGACCTTAAAAATGAACATCAGTTGGACCAGGCTTTTAGCAAGGGATTTATTTTTCTTAACAGGAGAAGAATAGATTTAGGAGAGCTTAGAAAAATAGTGATTAAACAATATTATGAAGATGTTGTTTCCCCTGCATTACGTAAAGCATTTGATGATAGCGATTTTGCCAAAACGAGTAAAATCTACCTTGCTGGAGGTGGAGCAGGATATCCTGATTTATTAAATGCTTTCAAACAGGAGTTCGACGGTATTCTTGACCTGTTTGTGCCTGAAAATGCATCTGTACTTGCGGCTACAGGGTACCTGTATAATAGCCTGGAGGCTACTGGAGGTGACAAGGGACGTGCAGTAGGAATCGATATCGGCAATGCAACCACTGTAATCAGTAATTTTCAAAAAGATAACGGGTTGATGAATGGGTAG
- a CDS encoding LytR/AlgR family response regulator transcription factor — MTAKKVFILEDEESIARDLPILLRNRGYEVAPVKRTIQEAIDYFNTNDPVDIALLDIKVDGEGNGIELARRIREDWDLPIIFTTAHSGKEYLDEALKVVPEAYLVKPFSMTSLDVAIQLAIQKHHDEKAAKNKGEEKATFQIRDKGYLVMLGVDEIIMAQADGLYTKVITQSKNYITRDILKEVEKRLPDTLFVRVHKSFLVNISYIESFNSKEIIINGTNIPIRRGFYKVLKEKLT, encoded by the coding sequence ATGACAGCTAAAAAAGTGTTTATTTTGGAAGATGAGGAGTCTATTGCCAGAGACTTACCGATCTTGCTCAGAAACAGGGGCTATGAGGTGGCACCTGTAAAAAGAACGATCCAAGAGGCTATCGATTATTTTAATACTAATGACCCTGTAGATATAGCTTTGTTGGATATTAAGGTGGATGGGGAGGGAAATGGAATTGAATTGGCTCGAAGGATCAGGGAAGACTGGGACCTACCCATTATTTTTACCACAGCACACTCCGGCAAGGAATATCTTGATGAAGCATTGAAGGTGGTTCCCGAGGCTTATTTGGTCAAGCCCTTTTCCATGACCTCACTTGATGTGGCCATACAATTGGCTATCCAAAAGCATCACGATGAAAAGGCTGCCAAAAATAAAGGAGAAGAAAAAGCTACCTTTCAAATTCGTGATAAGGGCTATCTGGTAATGTTAGGGGTAGATGAAATTATCATGGCCCAGGCCGATGGGCTTTACACCAAGGTCATTACCCAAAGCAAAAATTATATTACCAGGGACATTCTTAAGGAAGTTGAGAAAAGATTACCGGACACGCTATTTGTTAGGGTTCACAAGTCTTTTTTAGTCAATATCAGTTATATAGAGTCATTCAATTCCAAGGAAATAATTATAAATGGTACAAATATCCCTATCAGAAGAGGATTCTATAAAGTATTAAAAGAGAAATTGACCTAA